In the genome of Micromonospora sp. Llam0, the window GACGATCACCGGATCACCGCGATCGGCCTCCTCTTCGAAGTCCACACCGGGCTCGCGGCCCGCTTCGCGGCGCAGTTCGAGGAGCACGGCCTGTCGACGGTCGAGTTCGAGGTGCTGATGCGGCTACGTCGTTCCGCAGGTCACCAGCTGCGGATGACCGACCTGGCCGCGCAGGCGGCGCTGTCCACCAGTGGCGCGACCCGGGTGGTCGACCGGATGGTGCGCGACGGGCTGGTCTGCCGGCGCGCCTGCCCGTCCGACCGGCGCAGCTCGTACGCGGTGCTCACTCGGGCCGGTCAGCAACGCCTCGACGACACCCTCCCCGGTCACCTGCAGCTGATCGAG includes:
- a CDS encoding MarR family winged helix-turn-helix transcriptional regulator; this encodes MTENLADDHRITAIGLLFEVHTGLAARFAAQFEEHGLSTVEFEVLMRLRRSAGHQLRMTDLAAQAALSTSGATRVVDRMVRDGLVCRRACPSDRRSSYAVLTRAGQQRLDDTLPGHLQLIEQWFTGQFEPAELTTLLDTLRRLRDAVHPQATAGSDEATASVR